Below is a window of Glandiceps talaboti chromosome 15, keGlaTala1.1, whole genome shotgun sequence DNA.
attgtatgctcctggggagttgaggaacTGTAAAGGCACATTGAGCTACTACAGATCCATACTTCTTGCCTCTCAGTCATAGTAAGTAAAAATATAGACACATCACAACAGTCAGGCTGGACTCACTTTGAGTGCTGGTATTTGGCACTGAATGGTTACTAACTGATGAAGACACACCATACAAGAAAATTGGTAGAAAGTAGTACATCAAGGTGGTAagtgggtaaaatctaccgAGATTCCCATGTTAtcttacctgggttcccaaacaaaattaccatagactctatggggaaacactgccagttttacccctttctgttacaGGGATTCCCTaactttagcaaaaacactggtacatatatatagcaAAATATTGATACAAGTATATTAACAGACAATGTAGAAACGCCAGCCACACTGAGAGAATATACTcttttttgtatattaattattattctCTTTGAATTCCTGAGAATAAGCATATGATAAATTGGTTATTATCAGATATCAACTCTTCATTCACCCTGTCAGACCACCAAACAGTCTGAGGTTAACCAGTATCAACATTTGCACTTAGTCTGTTTCCTTATCATCGATTGACTCATGTTACTAAATCAAAACAATACTCACAATGAtaggaaaaacaaaagaagcaATATCCTGTAAGGAACAATGAGAGTAAACACATTGAAATGCTACAGGCAACCCAGTACTGTATAttacattagaagtaaattttatttCCTATGAACacctcagtagtaaatacagaacctatcatcattgaaggtgtgaaagtttttgaattttGGTTAGACGTGTggaaatgaagttcagcaatcacattgacgcCAGGCCTCCTTCCCCCTAAATGTGTTTACTGAGCTCGTGTGACATTATGTGATCGTCCCTAATAACTCATAATATTTAGGTCAGCATGACAGAAGTAGGAATACATgcatcatttcaattttatgaCCTGAAAAGATGTAGAATACACTTCACTGttttcatacattgtatgtcatgtttctaccaaatgtaaataaaatccTATTACGTTTCTACACAAGTAAGATAATTGAATTTATATCACACATACATTCAAAGTCTCTGTCTAGATTGAAGTGTATAGAATACAGCTACAGATTTTTTTGTCATACAAAGGAAAGTGTAGTTTTTAATTATCACTATTCTATGGATTAGGATCTGTTCGCAACATCAAACTGTGATGTAAGGAGTTTTTAAACAAAATGCTTCTTAGATCAAAATAGATAATTCTGCATGCAGGGAAGAGAGTTGTTTTTCAACAATATAAAGTTTTGCTTACGGTCGTACAACTATAGAACAACTattttacatatgtaccagagattacttagaCCGGAGAGTGAGTATACTAGTGCGATTTGCACTGCAgcgcaatactgaaaacattattgcatacctacatgcaaatgatatgcaaatgcaaACACAATCGTTCGTTTACACAAAAAACGTGTGATCGCATAGTGTCATTTTATGAAGATTTGTTGTTTTAGATAACATATGTAATATAACAcgaccccatgccatgtgaatgccagtgtgggtactcagggtatttgcactcatgcttgcagtgtctactgctgcactttcactctcACTGCACTTGTGAAAGTACGGTTGCATAGAACATTACAAGCACTCATGCAATACCCCGAGTACCACGCTTGTACTCACGTGTCAATGGGATCTGTCATATTATCTTTTGCTTTTACTGAACATTCAACTACAATATATGAGAGAACTATGAAAGTAGAATGTGTCTTGGAGagacaaatttcactgaaaatcattaGTTCTTAAAATCATCCACTGTCTTGTTCCAAGGAAACCGATAATCCTTTATTTTCCAATAGAGAAACACAGTGTTcaatggccatattggattctgtaatactaatattttgataacaagTTTACATCGTTTGAAAAAATTTGGGTGGTAATaccactaattttttttttcttgattttaactgagaaggGTAGAGTTTTTAcgaacaaagtaacaacaaatGTTTATTACAGTTTATTTCCGAGATACAGTCAAGAATTCAGtactttatataatatattatatatgtacatagcaTTACTTATTACTATGGTAgctagattacacaagtgggttaTAGCAGTGCCTAAATGGATatttagtgagtgagtgagtgagtgagtgagtgagtgagtgagtgagtgagtgagtgagtgagtgagtgagtgagtgagtgagtgagtgagtgagtgagtgagtgagtgagtgagtgagtgagtgagtgagtgagtgagtgagtgagtgagtgagtgagtgagtgagtgagtgagtgagtgagtgagtgagtgagtgagtgagtgagtgagtgagtgagtgagtgagtgagtgagtgaggtgTGCTGTCACTTGAGACAAACTCACTATCAGAGGGGCCgtcctactgtgagtgtaattacatcaatgaccagtgatagcttatatcaacatgtcataaTAGTAGTTGTAGTCTGTGTCTCTGTTTGCTTGCCTACAGTTGATCAGTCATTCTCTTATATGCACAAAATTGCTTGATtagagtaataatagttaacaaaataaggtttatacGAAAGAATAAACTTTAGGTTAGATAAATGTTGACCAGAATTTCTCTTAATGTGTTGCTACTTTTGAATTATATCTGAAGGCCTTTAATGTGAAGTGTGTTTCTGATTCTTTCACTGGTGCCCATGATGAAACCTTTGCTGTGAACCTGACATCGGTTGATATTCTGTTGTTTCTCTTGGGTTTGTGGTGTAGGTTAGATTCTTTTAACTCTGTAGAATGTCTTTCCTTTTGATAGGTGCTGATTTTGTGAAAGTTGTCAGCGCCATAAGTATGTGTCTTTGATCTGAGTTAAAAACAGtaataaattttgtttcattgtctaATTCTTTGAACTTGCCTAGCCCCAGATTGCACTTAGTCTGGTAGAAATTTGTTGTCTCTCAATGTTATAGTTGTTGCATGTTGTGATGAAGTGTATTTCATCTGTATGTGTTGCATAATCTGTTTTCTATCTCTATTTTTAGTCTTTTATGTCTTCCAATTTCCATTTGTAGATCATGTGAGCTCAGTCTAATACTTGAAATTAAACCTACTTCCTCTTTGTTGttcataattttaaaataattggCTGTTTGTACCTTATTGTGTAACAATTGTTATGTTCTGAGCTTACAGTCTTGTCTTGGTGAAATAATCTTTAAAATGCTCAAAAAGTGTTCCTTTGTGGTACTGTTGATGTTTGAAATTCCATattcttctttcattttgtttagATTACCTAGCCATGACCCAGGATAAATGTATTCTTGTAATTCTTCATGGCGTGATAAATATGTCCTTCTTATTGTCTTCTATATTTCTGTAGTACTGTATTACTTtcatttggttggttggttggttggttggttggttggttggttggtaaaAATGGCATTCTACCTAGTTCTATCCTGCACCCAATGCTACTTGTTTTGTTGTTAACATCCAAAATTTGTCTACACCATTTTAGATGGGGAAGACTATTGGACACCATGTAAAGCAAAGTCAACAATCCGTCACTTAATGCCAATGTaagaaaatatgacatttcaccaatctacagtgacatcatcacagaaggtggacagttagatgtaaaataactgaccaagtactttcacacctgaatttacatatattgaagctaacaTTTTTCACACCTCTGGTTACTACTCAACACCTCCACTAAATTTGGCTCATTCTGTCATAaaaaggacaagtgatttgttcgaaacatgtctgtttctcaatcaaaagtggcaGACGAGAAATTGTGTATGAATGATGAGGTCATGTACAAATGCCTTGAACCCGGGCTTGAATGAACGTGTTTTGTGCCTTGGCACTGTCAACATGTTGTGCCGTTATACATATGCAGTCATTCCATGTCCACTATCAATAACGTGCATTAAAAAAGTAATGTAATTTTAATTAATAAGCTTTCACAATATATCTACCACAATAATATAAACATAATGGCATCTTACCTTGCTTTGCCGTCTGCTCTTCTACGCGATAAATCACGGAATCGTCGCCAGGTGGCGCAGTCACTGTCGAAGTACGACGCGGCGTGTCACGTATAAAATCACGTTATTTCCGCTTTAACAAACTAAGCTTTCGTTGTAACGCCCAGCTTCTTGTTATGGTCAGATTAGATGGACTATTTAACCCATGTTTTATTACCCAACACAATTTGATActatattatttgaaatattgtcgTAAATATAACAGACCGTCATCACGACAAAATCTACCTTTTAACGGCGATCAGCTGTAAGTGCAACACCAAACTAGGGCAACATGTCATCGAGGATCCCTGCAGTCAAACCCCTGTTCGTCCCCGGCGAAAAAGTTCTCTGTTTTGAACCTGATCCGACCAAGGCTAAAGTTCTTTATGATTCTAAGGTATAGATTGAACTTATACTGGATTTATATGTAGTTTGATATATGTAATCGTATAACATGATAGCTTGATGCAGTCCCCTGGCACTCAATGTTATATTGATGTGCACAAACACTGACAGCTCAAACGCTTGTTTACATGAGTGCATATGCTTGAAAACTACACTAATGATAGATAGCCGTGTATTCCAGGAAGCAACAACATGATACATAttgtataaaatacacaatCCAGCAGAACCGTAGTGCATATTGCCTCCTTTCTGACCTcttgttaatttgcatacagttgtAAAACTTGGGGAAAGGTCAGGCCAGGACCCGAAGTCTTCATATGACCTGATCACACTTATTCTAACTTCACTTTTTAGAGAAGCTTCTGTTAGTTCAAACGCGGTGATAATACAATGGCGTCACATTTGCATTCTACGAAAAATGGCAGATTTAGTTTTCTAACAAAATTCGGCATTTTTAACATCATTCAagtcatggatgtattagtgagattcaaatataacatattatGTATACTACGTAGTTCAATCAGTTAAATTAGtcacatgtatatgtagcaTGTACCAAATTTCTGTCTTTGATATCGTACACGTTTTTCTTATTTGAATATGCACAAATCTTCAactattgctacattttaatctttgaaattgacaggTTCTAGAAGTTGACTGGACCAAAGATGATAAAGGGAAGAAAGTACCAGAATATCTTGTTCATTTCAATGGATGGAATCATAGGTACCGTATGATACTAGAGTTGTGCATAAGATTACTTAACTTTCTTTACCACacttaaaaaaaacatagtTTTCGGCGTCGTTTGTATGCACACtgcacatgtatatatgcagtACCCCAATATCAAAGAATTATGCAAAACAGTTGTTTAATTATGTAAGAAATGAGAAGGAGTTTAGAAAGGCCTATCTAGGTAGAGTATGACAGTGTTACCACTAACATTTTAAGTCTGTACAAGGACACCAGGTGATGAGTGAAGTCAAGGTCAACGAATATATTATTCTTTTTGATGGTGTATGAAACCTTTGACATGGTTTTATTAGACCACATGATCTCAATGTTTTGCCtcacaaaattaataaaatcattGTTTAGAATATGAGAGATAGTGCTAATGTGTTGAAATTATAGTTTTGTAGAAAgttaataatttaatattgtgcctgtagagggcgctgtccatTATGATACATCTTTGCCTTGTACACTGCGTCAGTGAAATATGTTGGCAAATAGAAAGGCATAACTGATATGTAAGATGTTACCTCTGTTTAGATTATATCTATTTGTTATATTCAGCTCTTTTAATAGCTTTTCAAAGATGGAATGTTGCAATGAGTGTAATTgtaattcaaattcaaacattGAAATTTAGAAAAGATGTGAAATTTCTTGCTTGATGGATCAcacaacattttcataaatacattaatatgACAGGATTATTTATCAGCagtaatgaatacaaatatggcttgaatctttgactagttttgcaccTTGACAGACTTTGGatcatttgtttaaaatttccCAGTTgtaatgtcaacaaaacattgttATTTGCAACACAGCTGGGACAGGTGGGCTCCTGAAGAATTTGTCTTAAAAGATTCTGAAGAAAACAGAGATCTACAGGACAGGTTGCAGAGAGATGCTGAAGAGAAAATGTAAGTGAATAAATCAgtcaaattaccaaaatatcaaatataacattgttgtattgatatatgttgtatgttgtacatatagTATTACAACAGTTGAACTGTTACAGTCTTTGATTGTCTAGAGTTGCCTCTGATCACAACATTGTTTTACCAGTAGTAGACAATTAAAACTGGCTGTGAAGGTGCTGACAGAGTATTCTCCTTAttacactatcaaactgacatacattgatacaaaacaaCATTGGGTGCCTCCGatttcttatcagtttgtttatgtctgtgaaaagTTCATCCTTTACTATATAATTTCTTATAGTATTTTCTATatacttgacctttgaccttgccaAACTTCTGACCATCATCAATTAGTGACATTTTCAGAATCACATGTCATGATAAAGGAAAGtctttcaattttattcaatcattaaatgattttatttcaagaaaaaagaagaaaaagaaaaagaagctGGATGAGATTATTGAGGAGACGAGACAGAAGAATTTgatatcagaaaaaaaatccaAGAATGAAGGTAAAAGTATTTCATGTACTATATATTGTTAGAAATGACCAACTAAAGTTACTTAGACTTTATCGGTTGTAATCTGCTATAATTCAAACACTATGAGTGCATCTTGAAGTTTGAATTATAGGAAAGTTTATGCCCACAATAAACAACCACTTTTTAAGTCAATTGAAAGAGATAATTCATGACTTTTGTGAGGCCTGTTCCTTGATTTTGCACCTTTACTgtgttaacctttgacctgtattTGATTCTTGACCCACAGTTGACCTGTGATCCAGAGTTCTTTTGCACCATCATCAGCCATATACAGAAATAATATGGTTAcaattaccatagcaacatagTTTTACCCCTACCAACCCTTGACTATTTTAAGCAGTTTGAAAGCAATATAGTGAAATTGGTTTGAAAATCTGAAATTCTTAAAAATAAGGTCATAACCTCAAAAACTGAAGATAACAAAATACTGTTTGATATCATTATTCATGTTAATATGATATTATCTCTTACCCAAGCATCATCTGAAGATGAGGATGACACTGCTAATGAAAATGAGGTACGTTATTAGTTTTACAACATAATCAAAACCTTGCAGACCAGTGTATAATTTTTAGTAGCACAAATGAAATACTCACAAGACATTCATATAGCAAAGTACCATATACCACAACGGTGCGATAGTCTCTCACAGCAAATTAACAAAAAAGTTCTCAAATTATCGATCAAAGGAAAATGACATAGTTGCAAACAGAGAAGAAACATATTACTTCCATTGTAGTAAACCCTGACGATGCTGACGAGACATTGacaaaaatttggaattttcttccaagaaatttttttactgtgagtagaaattttcattcatgaatattaattctCGTGAGGAAATCAATGTTGATGAAAGAAGTATTCAGAAACAATTCtgattttcagtgttttttcttTAATCTGTAGACTTCAACTGAGGAAGAGGAACCTGAGCCTGAAGATATCCCAATACATATACCAGATGTACTGAAATCTAAACTAGAAGACGATTGTTACTTTATTAATAGCAAGAAACAGGTAAAACATCCACAATTACAGGGctcagtagtccaggacacatagtttactaaacattgtatctatagacttccaaattagcagtagttcaAGACACagagactactaaacattgtttCTGTATTgctaaattagcagtagtccagggcacatttTTACGACAGTTCACTACACAGCCTAGTCTAGTTGTTATACCCCCAGGCAATTATGCTGAAAAAGTGACCAGATGTCACATAGCACCAAAGGGGTTTTGAGGACTTGCCTGGAGCTGCACACCAGAGGTACTGTCATACTCAGCatttggtacatgtaggtaaccCTCCAATTCCAGATCCAAGGTTTTACTACAAGACTatacacaacatacacataccAAGCATTCAGTGAAAATGCCCTACTTAGACAGTGTGACTAGCTTCAAATCTGAGTTTGAAACTTCCTTCTTGTCTATGGACTGAAAAATGATTTcacttgttcatttattttccaGTTAGTACAGTTACCAATACAGCCTAACATCATCACCATATTTGAGAACTATCTGAGATATTTTTCTCTGAATGTGCATATGTCAGAAAAACATCGTCCCCTAGCCTCAACAAATGTAGTTCATGGgttatatgcaaataagacTGATGGACCACAAAATGTACTACCAGAACACAAGTAAGTACTTCCAGTAACCTTTTCTCAAGAGTTCAAAGTTCAGATACACATTAAAGCATcagtagctgtaactggaactttttttttttccaaaatttttgttatttttgtggtGCCAACAAGTTTAAAGTCATAgtgaaaaatacaccaaacctTTTGGGGAAACTGTTTATCAACAAATTGTAGCTATGTGTGCTGTTACAAGGATTTCATCACTAGGCAGTCAGTCGTAAACACTTCAGCAACATACATAACTTTTTTAAACAGacaaaaattttgaagaaaacaaaattgttcaAGTCACAACTTCTAGGGCTTTAAGTTACAACACTCAAATGACAACTTACAAGAATGGCATTGTTATAACACATATAATCTGTGGGATTTCATGTTCTGACCACTAGGGGGCACACTTTGAAGTGAATCACGCTCCCACTTGGTAGGAGTGGACATAGACACACAAATTCCTTGATAAATCATGGTTGCTGGATACAAGCCAATGAATGAAGACAGTTTATTGACTATAGTAACATTACTATGTTTCCTTGCaatattctctttttttttacttagtAATGAATTAGTAAAGGAGATTCTGGAAGATCTTCGAGTCATCTTTGACTTTTCGCTGCCACTGGTTTTGCTGTATGGTTGTGAGCGTGCTCAGTACACCAAAATATCTACATCAACCTTCTTACCAGTATTACCAGCAAAGAGACGGGAAGAAGAGGATGAATTTTCAGGgtatgttgacctttgacctttgactctTTTCGTAAATATTGACTTAAATGAGTAGTTTGATATGAACACGGATATATCATCTTCCAAATATAACAGACTGTTTTTGTCACAGAATAAAATCACCGCATTTGTTGctacatattttatattataataatgtacTTGTCATAAAACTATACATGTGGCAGTACATGATGTTATCGTTGTATTTTAAACAACATTAGAAAGGAAAAAGCGAGGAGGCTTTGAAAAAGGTACTAACTATTTACCAAAGGgaattgttgtttttattcttCATAGGGATCCAGAAATAACCTTCAAGAGTCACGGCACCCCACGCAATAAACAGTCACAGAAAAGAACAGCAAGCCCACCATCCCTCGTACCAGAATATTCACTACCATCAAAAATGATCAAGAATGAAATAGAAGAAGTAGAGGTTGTGACACCAACAAGAAGAATTACAAGGAGACAATCGACAGAGCAGAGATCAGCAGAGAAAAACAGTCCAGCAGTGTCACATGTAGCACCAACTTCAATCTGTGTAATGCCCTCTAGAGTTGAACTGAGGCGTAGGAATGAAACTAAGAGTACACCTTCACAGGTCGCTGCTTCACCATCTGTGGAAAAATCTATCTCAACAAGACATTCAACCAGAAATAATCCTCAACAGACGTCGCCTCCACAACAGACCCCACAACAACAAACCCCACTACAGATTACAGCAC
It encodes the following:
- the LOC144446703 gene encoding MSL complex subunit 3-like encodes the protein MSSRIPAVKPLFVPGEKVLCFEPDPTKAKVLYDSKVLEVDWTKDDKGKKVPEYLVHFNGWNHSWDRWAPEEFVLKDSEENRDLQDRLQRDAEEKIKKKKKKKKLDEIIEETRQKNLISEKKSKNEASSEDEDDTANENETSTEEEEPEPEDIPIHIPDVLKSKLEDDCYFINSKKQLVQLPIQPNIITIFENYLRYFSLNVHMSEKHRPLASTNVVHGLYANKTDGPQNVLPEHNNELVKEILEDLRVIFDFSLPLVLLYGCERAQYTKISTSTFLPVLPAKRREEEDEFSGDPEITFKSHGTPRNKQSQKRTASPPSLVPEYSLPSKMIKNEIEEVEVVTPTRRITRRQSTEQRSAEKNSPAVSHVAPTSICVMPSRVELRRRNETKSTPSQVAASPSVEKSISTRHSTRNNPQQTSPPQQTPQQQTPLQITAQISQQQVSQQPPCIGNGRKGNASVCSSSRSTPGICEVSNCSWNLRDCTDVLSWTLLPSDFSYEGPTPPCLIYGVQHLLRMFVKLPEILGRMQIPAKTLKPLVKHIEGIVKYLCLPDNLEELFIDTAYVDAEEVYGNFKKPVASH